Proteins encoded by one window of Fischerella sp. PCC 9605:
- a CDS encoding thioredoxin family protein encodes MALTASTMLPLGTNAPDFHLLDVVSGEMISLSKFADKKALLVMFICRHCPFVKHVQQELAKLGKDYSQSDLGIVAISANDASNYPDDAPDALKAMAHELGFKFPLCYDESQETAKAYTAACTPDFFLFDGDRKLVYRGQLDDSRPSNNKPVTGADLRAAIEAVLASKPVNSEQKPSIGCNIKWKPGNEPSYFG; translated from the coding sequence ATGGCTTTAACTGCTTCAACAATGTTACCCCTAGGGACTAATGCACCAGATTTTCATCTACTGGATGTAGTATCTGGCGAGATGATTTCACTTTCTAAATTTGCCGATAAAAAAGCACTGCTAGTCATGTTTATTTGTCGGCATTGTCCTTTTGTGAAGCACGTTCAACAAGAACTAGCAAAGTTAGGAAAAGATTACTCACAAAGTGATTTAGGAATTGTTGCGATCAGTGCCAACGATGCTAGCAACTACCCAGATGATGCCCCAGATGCTTTGAAGGCAATGGCACATGAACTTGGGTTTAAATTTCCCCTGTGCTATGACGAAAGTCAAGAAACCGCCAAGGCTTATACAGCAGCTTGTACACCTGATTTCTTTTTATTTGATGGCGATCGCAAACTCGTTTATCGTGGACAATTAGATGACAGTCGTCCTAGTAATAATAAACCAGTAACAGGTGCAGATTTACGCGCTGCGATTGAGGCGGTGCTAGCGAGCAAACCTGTAAATTCAGAACAAAAACCGAGTATTGGTTGCAATATTAAGTGGAAACCAGGAAACGAACCTAGTTATTTTGGTTAG
- the aroA gene encoding 3-phosphoshikimate 1-carboxyvinyltransferase translates to MSPSVITVETKENVSQNLIIQRPASGLSLRGRIRVPGDKSISHRSLMLGAIAQGETQIQGLLLGEDPCSTASCFQAMGAEISPLNTELVRVKGIGLGNLQEPVDVLNAGNSGTTIRLMLGLLASHPGRFFTVTGDSSLRSRPMSRVVKPLQQMGAEIWGRKGNSLAPLAIQGQALKPTHYHSPIASAQVKSCILLAGLMTEGQTTVTEPALSRDHSERMLRAFGAKLDIDPETNSVTITGPAQLVGQTVIVPGDISSAAFWLVAGAIVPDSELVIENVGVNPTRTGILEALAMMGADIQLLNEREVAGEPVADLRVRSSRLQSSTIAGDIIPRLIDEIPILAVAAVFAEGTTVIKDAAELRVKESDRIAVMAQQLNKMGAKVTELPDGMEITGGTPLVGTDVDSHTDHRIAMSLAIAALVATNTTTIQRAEAAAISYPDFIPTLQQVCS, encoded by the coding sequence ATGTCGCCTTCTGTTATAACCGTAGAAACTAAAGAAAACGTTTCTCAAAATTTAATAATTCAGCGGCCTGCTTCTGGGCTATCTTTACGAGGTCGCATCCGAGTTCCAGGAGATAAATCTATTTCCCACCGTTCTCTGATGTTAGGCGCGATCGCCCAAGGTGAAACCCAAATCCAAGGACTACTGCTAGGTGAAGATCCTTGCAGCACAGCTAGTTGTTTCCAAGCGATGGGGGCAGAAATTTCCCCATTGAATACAGAATTGGTACGAGTTAAAGGTATCGGCCTGGGAAATTTGCAAGAACCAGTTGATGTATTGAATGCAGGGAACTCGGGTACGACAATCCGACTGATGCTAGGACTTTTGGCGTCCCATCCAGGACGCTTTTTTACTGTTACTGGCGATAGTTCTTTGCGATCGCGTCCTATGTCTCGTGTGGTTAAACCTTTACAACAGATGGGGGCAGAAATTTGGGGACGCAAAGGCAACTCTTTAGCACCTTTGGCAATTCAAGGACAAGCTCTTAAACCCACTCACTACCATTCTCCCATCGCTTCCGCCCAAGTTAAATCCTGCATTTTGCTGGCAGGTTTAATGACTGAGGGACAAACAACCGTCACTGAACCCGCCCTTTCCCGCGATCACAGCGAACGGATGCTAAGGGCATTTGGGGCAAAACTAGATATTGACCCAGAAACCAACAGTGTAACGATTACAGGCCCGGCTCAACTAGTCGGACAAACTGTGATTGTTCCTGGTGATATCAGTTCAGCCGCCTTTTGGTTAGTAGCTGGGGCAATTGTACCAGATTCCGAGTTGGTGATTGAGAATGTCGGCGTCAATCCTACCCGTACGGGCATTTTAGAAGCTTTAGCAATGATGGGAGCAGACATTCAGCTTTTAAATGAACGAGAGGTGGCTGGCGAACCTGTAGCAGACTTGCGAGTGCGTTCTAGTCGCCTGCAAAGTAGTACTATTGCCGGCGATATCATACCTAGACTAATAGATGAAATTCCGATTTTGGCAGTAGCAGCAGTATTTGCCGAAGGAACAACTGTAATTAAAGATGCTGCGGAATTGCGGGTAAAAGAAAGCGATCGCATCGCAGTTATGGCGCAGCAGCTCAACAAAATGGGAGCAAAAGTTACAGAACTACCCGATGGTATGGAAATTACAGGTGGTACTCCTCTAGTGGGTACTGATGTTGATAGCCATACAGACCATCGTATCGCCATGAGTTTGGCGATCGCAGCTCTAGTTGCCACCAATACCACCACCATTCAGCGTGCAGAAGCTGCCGCTATTTCTTATCCAGATTTTATTCCCACACTGCAACAAGTTTGCAGCTAA